In Diabrotica undecimpunctata isolate CICGRU chromosome 9, icDiaUnde3, whole genome shotgun sequence, the DNA window ACGTCAGGTCCACAACATTATGAATTATTTCTATAACGGAATTTGTCAGAAAAGATGATCACCCTGTATATGCCTTAAAATTTTTCGATTGAATAATTTCTCATCGTTTTTTGGCAGATTCAGTGTTTCTAATACATGTTATAACTGATTTGATAAGtgtcataaattttacattttgttCTTATTATGTTGTTAGATTTTAAGTGTTTGACAAGTCCGTTATGTTTTATTGGCGTTGTATATTCTCTTTTTGACGTTTTCTCTAATATTATTCCCTGAAGAGACTAATGAGCCTAGATGTGTAAAATTCTTTACATTCTCGAAGTTGTAGTGGTCTCAGTTTCTGGAGTTGCCTAAGTCCTTTTGACCTACAAAcgttcatttattttgttttggctTAATTGATTTTTAGGCCGCTGTTTTCtgctgctttctctattagattTAATACTTCTGTCATAACATTTCTGCCTCTAGCTACGATATCAACGTCGTCAGCAAATACTAGTATTTGTAtatgttttgttattatttttcacCTGGTACTGACCATTGATTTTCGTATGACTTTTTTTCGGGTGATGTTAAATATAATGCAGGATAAAGCGTCTCCTTGGTAGTCCAAGCAGTACTCTCTTAGTAGAGATCGTATCAGTTGATTCATTTTTCATTCTGATTTTGCCCTACACTCGTAAATGTTTCTTCGATAATAGTAATCAGTTGCGTTGCTATCTTTAACACTTTTATGgacgattgttcgaacgctaatcaaaacttgattgtaatcaaatatttagctaaaatcaaataggtcacattttgaggttatgttgttgactgatttattttattcaattttattattttgcgttttaatttaaaataagccataattaaactctttctgatgttaatttcatgtttttatttacaaatcaataataataagcaatttttaatattttcgacAGCTGCTGGGACATATTTGATTGTAAtttaatatttgattacaatcaaattttgattagcgttcgaacaatcggcccttagGTGTTTGGATCTGGAATTTTCGATTGATATAAACATAGGCACTCTAAAAGTCAATGGGGAGGTGATTCGTGTCTGTATCAAATTCGCCTACTTTTTCTTGGGTTCTCCTCATTGTAAAGATTAGATCTATTGTTGATTTTTGCATGCAGAAACCTTATTTGCTCATTTACTAAATTGCTCATATATTTAGTAACGTTAAGCTCGATAATTTCTACATTAGAGTTGGTCTAGTTTTTTTGTGTAACGTCAAGATTATTCCGATATTCTATTCCAGCGGACGTTGTTTATTTTTCCATATGGTCAGTATAGGTTCGAACATTGGCTTAATAGTTAGTCTTCGCCGTCTTTTATCTCATATTGACGAAAATTAAATCCGCACAAACCATGcaaatttttataaacatacttACCAATGCCTGCATGGTTTAAGTAAATGTTTGCTGCCTTTCAAAAAGCGTGTGCTGGCTTTTGCTTCCAGCTacgataattattatatttttattaatattataattacagTTAAATAAGTATACTTTGTTCTATTAAACATAACCCCGAGATTTACCGAccataaaatattgttttatttaagtacaTGATAGTGGTTTAATAGATAATAACGATTTTAGGTTCTCCCCATGAAGATATACAAACTGATGAACAGTTATTCAAAAACTATGTTAGAATTACCGCTGATATGGACCAATGTTTAAGTGCCTCGACGAATGTGAACACCAAGAAAAACTACTTTACCACTGAAATTTGCGATGTACAATTTTCAACAAAGAATAATTTAGAACCAGATACGAGGGTTTACATTGGAGACCAAGTTTTCACGTGTAAAATATGCATCGAAAACTTTTCAGAAAGTTCTGATTTAAAATCAAGTGTAAACAGTCACGCTGCAGGAAAAAAACATTTAACGTGTGGAATTTGTTCTAAAGAGTTTAATAAAGATAGTCTTTTAACAGTACCTAGTGGAGAAAATACTTTtccatgtgaaatttgctccgaATTATTTTCACGAAAGTCCGTTTTGAACGAACATATGCGATTACATATTGACGATAAACCTTTTTCATGTGAAACTTGCTCCAAAAGTTTTTCACAAAGATACAAGTTAACAGaacatatgagagtacacactggcgaaaaaccttttgcatgtgaaatttgcttcaAAAGTTTTTCACAAAGATACAACTTAACAAAACATATGAGAGTACATACTGGCGaaaaaccttttgcatgtgacaTTTGCTCCAAAAAATTTTCACATAGATGTAATTTAAGAGAACATATGAGAGTACAtactggcgataaacctttttcatgtgaaatttgctccaaaaggTTTTCACAAAGATCCAATTTAACAGAACATATTAGAATACACACTGGCgttaaaccttttgcatgtgaaatttgctccaaaagtttTCCACATAAATCCGGTTTAACAATTCATATGGGagtacacactggcgataaaccttttgcatgtgaaatttgctccaaaagtttTTTACATAGATCCAGTTTAAAAGAACatatgagaatacacactggcgaaaaaccttttgcatgtgaaatttgctcaaAGAAGTTTTTACGAAGATCAACGTTAACCAATcatatgagagtacacactgcATGTATTTCGGAAATTCACTGAAATTTCAcatgtaaatcttttttattgCAATTTGTACCAAAAATGTTCACGAAGTtcctatttaaaaaaacatatgacAATACACACTGAAGATCAGTTTTGCATGTGAAATTGACACCAGTTTTTTAAAAAGATCCAGGTTAACAGAACATATATAAGAATACATACTGGAGATAAACCCttcaaatgtgaaatttgctgcAAATTCTTTTCATATCGGTTATAAATAACCCTTTAACAGGTGATAAAAGAATACACCGTGAAGATAATACTATTTTATGTGGAATTTTGTCATTTACCTATATACAAATGCTAAAAACAGTAATAAATTTAATAGTAAAATCTGGACTAGCGGAAttcatcttttttatttatagttgTAATGAACAAGCGAGTCTTTACATAAAAGCGTTTTATATCATTTgtgattaataaataaacagAATTTAATACTGAGGGCGTTATTGATTTCTTTAAGCATTTATAATTGATCTGCAATATTAAGTTTAAAAAAGCGATTTTAACGTAGAATACACACTGGCgttaaaccttttgcatgtgaaatttgctccaaaagtttTCCACAAAAATCCGGTTTAACAATTCATATGGGagtacacactggcgataaaccttttgcatgtgaaatttgctacaAAAGTTTTTCACAAAGATACAACTTAACAGaacatatgagagtacacactggcgaaaaaccctttgcatgtgaaatttgctccaaaagtttTTCACAAAGATACAAGTTAACAGAACATATGAGGGTAcacactggcgaaaaaccttttgcatgtgacaTTTGCTCCAAAATTTTTTCACATAGATGTAGTTTAAGAGACCATATGAGAGTACAtactggcgataaaccttttgcatgtgaaatttgctccaaaagtttTTCACAAAGATCCAATTTAACAGAACATATTAGAAGACACACTGGCgttaaaccttttgcatgtgaaatttgctccaaaagtttTTCACAAAAATCCGGTTTAACAATTCATATGGGAGTACACACTGGCCacaaaccttttgcatgtgaaatttgctccaaaggTTTTTCACATAGATCTATTTTAACACAACatatgagaatacacactggTGAGAAaacttttgcatgtgaaatttgcttcaAAAGTTTTTCACAAAGATACAACTTAACAAaacatatgagagtacacactggcgaaaaaccttTTGTATGTGACATTTGCTCCAAAAATTTTTCACATAGATGTAGTTTAAGAGAACATATGAGAGTACAtactggcgataaaccttttgcatgtgaaatttgctccaaaagtttTTCACAAAGATCCAATTTAACAGAACATATTAGAAGACACACTGGCgttaaaccttttgcatgtgaaatttgctccaaaagtttTTCACAAAAATCCGGTTTAACAATTCATATGGGAGTACACACTGGCCacaaaccttttgcatgtgaaatttgctccaaaagtttTTCACAAAGATACAACTTAACAGaacatatgagagtacacactggcgaaaaacgttttgcatgtgaaatttgctccaaaagtttTTCACAAAGATACAAGTTAACAGaacatatgagagtacacactggcgaaaaaccttttgcatgtgacaTTTGCTCCAAAATTTTTTCACATAGATGTAGTTTAAGAGAACATATGAGAGTACAtactggcgataaaccttttgcatgtgaaatttgctccaaaagtttTTCACAAAGATCCAATTTAACAGAACATATTAGAAGACACACTGGCgttaaaccttttgcatgtgaaatttgctccaaaagtttTTCACAAAAATCCGGTTTAACAATTCATATGGGAGTACACACTGGCCacaaaccttttgcatgtgaaatttgctccaaaggTTTTTCACATAGATCTAGTTTAACACAACatatgagaatacacactggTGAGAAaacttttgcatgtgaaatttgctggAAAGGTTTTTCACATAGATCTAGTTTAACAGAACatatgagaatacacactggCGATTAAGCTTTTGCATGAGTTTGCTCCAAAGATTTTTTACAAAGATCCAATTTAAGAGAATATATGAGACTACACACGGGAGATAAACGTTTTGCCAAATTTACGAAATTTGCTCAAAAAGTTTTTACGAAGATCGAGGTTAACAAATCATGAGAATACACACCAGTTTTTTTAAAAGATCAAGGTTAACAGAACATTATATAAGAATACATACTGGAGGTAAAccctttaaatgtgaaatttgctgcAAATTCTATTCATATCGTTTATAAATAACCCTTTATCAGGTTATAAAAGAATATACCGTGGAGGTAATGCTATTGCATGTGGAATTTTGTCATTTACCTAAGTAAAAATGCTAGAAAACAGTGTAATGAATTTAATAGTAAAATTTGGACTAGCGGAAttcatcttttttatttatagttgTAATTAACAAGCGAGTCTTTACATAAAAGTGTTGTATATCATTtgtgattaataaataaatacaatttaatagtGAGAGCCTTATTGATTTCTTTAAGCATTTATAATTGATCTGCAATATTAAGTTTAAAAGCGATTTAAACGTATGTTTTTAGGAACGTAGGTTAGGAAC includes these proteins:
- the LOC140449873 gene encoding uncharacterized protein isoform X3, whose protein sequence is MMYCENDKIELNKMKVKQEDNKNEYTCKEEIDNEGGALFDTLKVEINEEPKREATNDGFDYLVLKGNSIKTEKEPYEDKLIPFEEKETRDKSSPHEDIQTDEQLFKNYVRITADMDQCLSASTNVNTKKNYFTTEICDVQFSTKNNLEPDTRVYIGDQVFTCKICIENFSESSDLKSSVNSHAAGKKHLTCGICSKEFNKDSLLTVPSGENTFPCEICSELFSRKSVLNEHMRLHIDDKPFSCETCSKSFSQRYKLTEHMRVHTGEKPFACEICFKSFSQRYNLTKHMRVHTGEKPFACDICSKKFSHRCNLREHMRVHTGDKPFSCEICSKRFSQRSNLTEHIRIHTGVKPFACEICSKSFPHKSGLTIHMGVHTGDKPFACEICSKSFLHRSSLKEHMRIHTGEKPFACEICSKKFLRRSTLTNHMRVHTACISEIH